The following coding sequences lie in one Eubacterium ventriosum genomic window:
- a CDS encoding bifunctional riboflavin kinase/FAD synthetase codes for MQRISLDDNIKLKNTIVTIGKFDGIHKGHEKLLEVIVNNANGRQKVVLTFETTPSAFLNNNANKTIVTEEEKQILCEQQGVDVYMKMPMKKEFLALSPDEFVSKILKDKIGATTIVCGPDFHFGTKASGNVKFLKDNQKKYGYNLIVVEKEQYHNKDISSTSIRKKITEGKMQDVNEMLGHPYRIIGKVEQGKHLGRTIGLPTANIIPDETKLLPPNGVYRTVVVVEGQTFNAISNVGVNPTVETGTKIKVETHIIDYENYIYNEIVQVQFYDFIRPERTFDSLEKLKQQIEADIETCRRIVGNNK; via the coding sequence ATGCAACGCATTTCTTTAGATGATAACATAAAATTAAAAAATACAATTGTAACAATTGGAAAGTTTGATGGAATACATAAGGGACACGAAAAACTTCTTGAAGTTATAGTTAACAATGCTAATGGTAGACAGAAAGTAGTTCTTACTTTTGAAACTACACCTTCAGCATTCCTTAATAATAATGCCAACAAAACAATTGTGACAGAAGAGGAGAAGCAGATTCTTTGTGAACAGCAGGGCGTTGATGTGTATATGAAAATGCCTATGAAGAAAGAGTTTCTTGCACTTTCTCCGGATGAATTTGTATCAAAAATTTTAAAAGATAAAATAGGTGCAACAACAATTGTATGTGGACCGGATTTCCATTTTGGAACAAAGGCTTCCGGAAATGTTAAGTTTTTGAAGGACAATCAGAAAAAATATGGTTATAATCTTATAGTTGTAGAGAAGGAACAGTATCACAACAAAGATATAAGCAGTACTAGTATTAGAAAAAAAATAACAGAAGGCAAGATGCAGGATGTAAATGAAATGCTTGGACATCCTTACAGGATAATCGGTAAGGTTGAGCAGGGCAAGCACTTGGGACGAACAATCGGACTTCCAACAGCTAATATCATTCCTGACGAAACTAAGTTATTGCCTCCTAATGGTGTCTATAGAACAGTTGTGGTAGTTGAAGGTCAGACTTTTAATGCCATAAGCAACGTAGGCGTAAATCCTACAGTTGAAACAGGTACAAAGATAAAAGTTGAAACCCACATAATTGACTATGAGAACTATATCTACAATGAAATCGTTCAGGTACAGTTTTATGATTTCATAAGACCGGAGCGAACATTTGACAGCTTAGAGAAATTGAAACAGCAAATCGAAGCAGATATAGAAACCTGCAGAAGAATTGTTGGGAATAATAAGTAA
- a CDS encoding DHH family phosphoesterase, which yields MMKKINDIIGDAKTIGIAGHVRPDGDCMGSCMSLYNYLKKNRPDLDVRVFLEFVDKKFNIIENTDQIITTGYDGTKFDLFISLDTASLDRLGLNLPFYENAKRTACIDHHASNDGYADYNYILPKASSASEVLYDLLDEDLIDKSIAEPMYMGIAHDSGVFRFQSTTPKTMRIAANMIEKGVNVNMILEETFFRKTYNQMMVTAKIQSEAVLALDGKCIYGYCTSEMMEEYGVTTKDLDAVVASIRNVDGVEVAMFLYQLSEDSYKVSLRSKNYVDVSKIAVENGGGGHVRAAGAEIHGELNDIINKLLNRIKQDI from the coding sequence ATGATGAAGAAGATTAACGATATTATTGGAGATGCAAAGACTATTGGTATAGCAGGTCACGTGCGACCTGACGGAGATTGCATGGGTTCATGTATGTCTTTGTATAATTATCTTAAAAAGAACAGACCGGATTTAGATGTAAGGGTATTTTTAGAGTTTGTGGACAAAAAGTTCAATATTATTGAAAATACAGACCAGATTATCACAACAGGATATGACGGTACTAAATTTGATTTGTTTATATCACTCGATACGGCAAGTCTTGACAGATTAGGACTTAATTTGCCTTTTTATGAGAATGCCAAAAGAACAGCCTGCATTGATCATCATGCAAGTAATGACGGATATGCAGATTATAATTATATTTTGCCAAAGGCAAGTTCAGCAAGTGAAGTATTATATGATTTGTTAGATGAAGACTTAATTGATAAATCAATTGCAGAACCAATGTATATGGGAATCGCACATGATTCAGGCGTATTCAGATTTCAAAGTACAACACCAAAAACTATGAGAATCGCTGCTAACATGATTGAAAAAGGTGTTAATGTGAATATGATTCTTGAAGAAACATTTTTTAGAAAAACATATAACCAGATGATGGTTACTGCGAAAATTCAAAGTGAAGCAGTGTTGGCATTAGATGGAAAATGTATTTATGGTTACTGCACATCAGAAATGATGGAAGAGTACGGTGTTACAACTAAGGATTTAGATGCAGTTGTGGCATCAATAAGAAATGTTGACGGTGTTGAAGTGGCTATGTTTTTGTACCAGTTAAGTGAGGATTCATACAAAGTCAGTCTACGTTCAAAGAATTACGTGGATGTAAGCAAGATTGCCGTTGAAAACGGTGGTGGCGGTCACGTAAGGGCTGCAGGAGCAGAGATACACGGCGAACTTAACGATATAATAAACAAACTGCTTAACAGAATAAAACAGGACATTTAA
- a CDS encoding MFS transporter — translation MNNNLKKYLTLIILGLAGGSIYIFPYLKYVFYDPLIQVLHISDTQSGLLLTMYAIGCVILYIPGGILADKMNPKKALMLSLAVATILTGAFAVTILLDLPGSVAYGISLVIWLLIAFASGFVFWTAILKAIRIIGTEEEQGTMYGIYYAANGTTAAIIAAVNLWAYNAGGGDSNMKSGFFWAVVSMAAFTLLATILIAIFLEGKSDKDLSTAEEDKFHFGDVVTVLKNPAVWMISVVFFCVYGVYSCSSYFTPYLTDIVKLSTTAAGVCAILRQYIVMLVAAPLGGILADKVFKSTLGWFRCGGVILAISIILVILVGTGAPSMLIAVLTLIPGLFSMCLYGVMFSTMHEINIPVKVAGTAIGIASIVGYLPDMFLNTIFGNILDKSSGASGYFQIFGILAAFCVIVVVICSYLYAKYVKPVRKANK, via the coding sequence ATGAACAATAATTTAAAAAAGTATTTAACCCTTATAATACTTGGTTTGGCAGGTGGCTCAATTTATATATTCCCCTATTTAAAATATGTATTTTATGACCCACTAATTCAGGTATTGCACATTTCAGATACACAGTCTGGTTTATTACTTACAATGTATGCAATAGGATGTGTAATTCTTTATATTCCAGGAGGAATTTTAGCAGATAAGATGAATCCTAAAAAAGCACTGATGTTGTCGTTGGCAGTGGCAACAATATTAACAGGTGCATTTGCAGTAACAATTTTGTTAGATTTACCTGGAAGCGTTGCTTATGGTATTTCATTAGTAATATGGTTGCTTATAGCTTTTGCGTCAGGATTTGTATTCTGGACAGCAATTCTTAAAGCTATAAGAATAATAGGAACTGAAGAAGAACAGGGTACAATGTATGGAATTTATTATGCTGCAAATGGTACAACAGCAGCAATTATTGCAGCAGTAAACTTATGGGCTTACAATGCCGGTGGTGGAGATTCCAATATGAAGTCAGGCTTCTTCTGGGCAGTAGTTTCAATGGCAGCATTTACATTATTGGCAACAATTTTAATAGCAATATTCTTAGAAGGAAAGTCAGATAAGGATTTATCAACAGCAGAGGAAGATAAGTTCCATTTTGGAGATGTAGTTACAGTACTAAAGAATCCGGCAGTATGGATGATTTCAGTAGTATTCTTCTGTGTATACGGTGTATATAGTTGCTCATCATACTTTACACCATACCTTACAGACATAGTAAAATTATCGACAACAGCAGCAGGTGTTTGTGCAATTCTTCGTCAGTACATAGTAATGCTTGTAGCAGCACCTCTTGGTGGCATTCTTGCAGATAAAGTATTTAAATCAACACTTGGTTGGTTCAGATGTGGTGGAGTCATCTTGGCAATTTCAATTATTCTTGTTATATTAGTAGGAACAGGTGCACCTTCAATGTTAATTGCAGTATTAACATTAATTCCCGGATTATTCAGTATGTGTCTTTATGGAGTAATGTTCTCTACAATGCATGAAATAAACATTCCTGTAAAAGTAGCAGGTACGGCAATTGGTATTGCATCAATCGTAGGTTACCTTCCTGATATGTTCCTTAACACAATTTTTGGTAACATTCTTGATAAGTCATCAGGAGCAAGTGGATACTTCCAGATATTTGGTATACTTGCAGCGTTTTGTGTAATCGTAGTTGTAATTTGTTCATACCTTTATGCAAAATATGTTAAACCTGTAAGAAAGGCAAATAAATAA
- the rbfA gene encoding 30S ribosome-binding factor RbfA, which translates to MRKNSIKNTRINGEVQRELSVIIRELKDPRIGMMTSVTGVEVTPDLKFCKVYISVLGDEEAKADTMAGLKSAAGFIRRELARTVNLRNTPELKFVMDQSIEYGMKMSKLIDEVNGNNKEESEDNE; encoded by the coding sequence TTGAGAAAAAACAGTATAAAGAACACTCGTATTAACGGGGAAGTTCAGAGAGAGTTAAGTGTAATTATCAGAGAACTTAAAGATCCAAGAATTGGAATGATGACAAGTGTAACAGGTGTTGAAGTTACACCTGATCTTAAGTTCTGTAAGGTATATATTAGTGTATTAGGTGACGAAGAAGCAAAGGCAGATACAATGGCAGGACTTAAAAGTGCTGCCGGTTTTATCCGCCGTGAATTAGCAAGAACAGTTAACCTTAGAAATACACCGGAATTAAAATTCGTTATGGACCAGTCTATTGAATACGGTATGAAGATGTCAAAATTAATAGACGAAGTTAATGGGAATAATAAAGAAGAATCAGAGGATAACGAATAA
- a CDS encoding BCCT family transporter: MKKLEIRKALEQMDKKVYFTSLAIVVLMVLALIFIPNTVKIAIESTFNVCINHFGWMYILVSVFCFGLFFYLYFGKYGNIKFGNPDDKPRFSTFSWAAMIFTSGAGSSTVILGFAEPIYYLKNTPFHIKAMSTQAYEYAHMYGQFHWGFSAWAFYIPAVTAIGYMLYVRKTRDVKLSGTLTPIFGEKFKDGIIGKIIDIVVVFGIIASITTSLGLGVPVMSKLISSVLHIKDGLSLQIAVYLIWFMIFGWSVFRGLEKGIKKLTDVNMLIIFIFLGVVGVLVSISKIFEMELNSIGLYLQNLPRMIFYTDPFGNQNFVHDWTMFYWGWWLSFLPIMGIFIAKVSRGRTLKQVILGQMVWGSLGCCTFLGILGGYSLYLQKNGIVDLVSILEKEGNEGVVLAIMQTLPFSKILIVLLVILCFVFLATTIDSTAMVLGTATSKNLDSEEDPHLLNRFSWAIAIFAIAIGLSTVGGLKLIQKFAIVLGFPLIFIVFLISYSAIKAMKKDFGKMTKEEIIAVCQGTGESTQTNETEEKTEIKLAKSTDGNSKQSKATRDEKQEQKTIKKMKCQKA; the protein is encoded by the coding sequence ATGAAGAAACTAGAGATAAGAAAAGCATTGGAACAAATGGATAAAAAAGTATATTTCACAAGTCTGGCTATTGTTGTCTTAATGGTTTTGGCTTTAATCTTCATACCAAACACAGTAAAAATTGCAATCGAAAGTACATTTAATGTTTGCATAAACCACTTTGGTTGGATGTATATACTTGTAAGTGTTTTTTGTTTCGGACTTTTCTTTTATCTCTATTTTGGAAAATATGGCAACATAAAATTTGGAAATCCTGATGATAAACCAAGATTTTCAACGTTTAGCTGGGCAGCAATGATTTTTACATCAGGAGCAGGATCTAGTACAGTAATTCTTGGATTTGCAGAGCCAATATATTACCTAAAAAATACACCATTTCATATAAAGGCAATGTCAACGCAGGCTTATGAATATGCTCATATGTATGGACAGTTTCACTGGGGATTCAGTGCATGGGCTTTTTATATCCCGGCAGTTACCGCAATCGGATATATGTTATATGTAAGAAAAACAAGAGATGTAAAATTGTCAGGAACACTAACTCCAATATTTGGAGAAAAATTTAAAGATGGAATAATTGGAAAGATAATTGACATTGTAGTAGTTTTCGGAATTATTGCATCAATAACCACTTCATTAGGTTTGGGAGTTCCGGTAATGTCAAAACTTATTTCAAGCGTATTACATATAAAGGATGGCTTATCATTACAGATAGCTGTATATCTTATATGGTTTATGATTTTCGGTTGGAGCGTTTTCAGAGGACTTGAAAAAGGAATAAAGAAATTAACAGATGTAAATATGCTAATAATTTTCATATTCCTTGGAGTTGTAGGAGTGCTTGTTTCTATATCAAAAATTTTTGAAATGGAATTAAACAGCATAGGCTTATATCTTCAGAATCTTCCAAGAATGATATTTTATACAGACCCATTTGGCAATCAGAATTTTGTTCATGATTGGACAATGTTTTACTGGGGATGGTGGTTATCTTTCTTACCGATTATGGGAATTTTTATAGCCAAGGTTTCAAGAGGAAGAACATTAAAACAGGTTATTTTAGGACAAATGGTTTGGGGAAGTCTTGGATGTTGCACATTCCTTGGAATCCTTGGAGGATATTCATTATATCTTCAGAAAAACGGAATTGTAGACTTAGTTTCAATTCTTGAAAAAGAAGGTAATGAAGGAGTTGTTCTTGCAATAATGCAGACTTTACCTTTTAGCAAAATATTGATAGTACTTCTTGTAATACTTTGTTTTGTATTTCTGGCAACAACAATAGATTCAACAGCAATGGTACTTGGAACGGCAACGTCTAAAAACTTAGATTCTGAGGAAGATCCTCATTTGCTTAATCGTTTTAGCTGGGCAATAGCAATATTTGCCATAGCCATCGGATTGTCAACAGTTGGAGGATTAAAACTTATACAAAAGTTTGCCATAGTACTGGGATTTCCACTAATATTTATAGTTTTCTTAATATCATATTCGGCAATAAAAGCCATGAAAAAGGATTTTGGGAAGATGACAAAAGAAGAAATTATAGCTGTATGTCAGGGCACAGGTGAAAGTACACAAACAAATGAAACAGAAGAAAAGACAGAGATTAAATTAGCAAAAAGTACAGATGGAAACAGTAAACAATCAAAAGCAACAAGAGATGAAAAACAGGAACAGAAAACTATTAAAAAGATGAAATGCCAGAAAGCATAA
- a CDS encoding hydroxyacid dehydrogenase yields MKVAICDYKEPLNRDLEIEKSVFKKFLGEDTEISLYVHEGDNEKFKEAIKDVDGILTSYLEFPKEIINSNPNLKGISIEATGYNFVDADAAQEQGTAVAVIGEYCTQEVADHSIALMLAVARKLKHYDREIEYKHVYDYNSTSGMIRLEGSTFGILGLGKIGKAVARRAQGFGMNVIAYSPSCKPEVAESLGVKLVSKEELFETSDVISVHMRLTPENENMLNREAFAMMKKKPIIVNVSRGSMIDEEALLEALDNGQVFGAGLDVLVEETNENTLKCPFVGREDVVLTPHTAFYSDFALYECQRIGAENLCYILRGEQDKVFRMVNDVDVTKFAK; encoded by the coding sequence ATGAAAGTAGCAATTTGTGATTATAAAGAACCTCTTAACAGAGACTTGGAAATTGAAAAATCAGTTTTTAAAAAATTCCTTGGAGAAGACACAGAAATTTCTCTTTATGTACATGAAGGTGATAATGAGAAATTTAAAGAAGCAATTAAAGATGTAGATGGAATACTTACATCATATTTGGAGTTTCCAAAAGAAATAATAAACAGCAATCCGAATTTAAAAGGAATTTCAATTGAAGCTACAGGTTACAACTTCGTAGATGCGGATGCAGCACAAGAACAGGGAACAGCAGTAGCGGTTATCGGAGAATATTGTACACAGGAAGTTGCAGATCATTCAATAGCATTAATGCTTGCAGTTGCAAGAAAATTAAAACATTATGACAGAGAAATAGAATACAAACATGTATATGATTACAACTCAACATCAGGAATGATTAGACTTGAAGGTTCAACATTTGGAATTTTAGGTTTAGGAAAAATCGGAAAAGCAGTTGCCAGAAGAGCACAGGGATTTGGAATGAATGTTATAGCCTATAGTCCAAGTTGCAAACCGGAAGTAGCTGAAAGCTTAGGAGTAAAACTTGTAAGCAAAGAAGAATTATTTGAAACGTCCGATGTAATTAGTGTTCATATGAGACTTACACCTGAAAATGAAAATATGTTAAACCGTGAAGCCTTTGCAATGATGAAAAAGAAACCAATTATTGTGAATGTTTCAAGAGGAAGCATGATAGACGAAGAGGCTTTGCTTGAAGCTTTAGATAATGGTCAGGTTTTCGGCGCAGGACTTGATGTTTTGGTTGAAGAAACTAATGAAAATACATTAAAGTGTCCATTTGTTGGACGTGAAGATGTAGTATTAACACCACATACAGCATTTTATTCAGACTTTGCATTATATGAATGTCAGAGAATAGGTGCAGAAAACTTATGTTACATCTTAAGAGGTGAGCAGGACAAGGTATTTAGAATGGTTAACGATGTAGATGTTACAAAGTTTGCAAAATAA
- the truB gene encoding tRNA pseudouridine(55) synthase TruB → MINGVINVYKEPGYTSHDVVAKLRGILKQKKIGHMGTLDPNAVGVLPVCLGKATKLCNLLSEKDKTYTATMLLGTETDTQDTTGQITNQTPEEEVMKLSEEKVFDVIKSYIGEYDQIPPMFSAIKINGQKLYNLARKGEEIERPPRHCKIIDITITKIDLPRVSFHVTCSKGTYVRTLCYDIGKDLGVGACMEKLTRTRVERFDIKDSISLSQIEEIRDQGILEQYITPVDEILDMYSKCMVSEEAEKLLYNGNIFTSRNTLLKMNHQDGQTVRVYTHDGKFIGLYMYIAEKQIYKPIKIFL, encoded by the coding sequence ATGATTAATGGAGTCATTAATGTTTATAAGGAACCCGGCTATACATCTCACGATGTAGTGGCAAAGTTAAGAGGAATCCTAAAACAGAAAAAAATAGGCCATATGGGAACCCTTGATCCCAATGCTGTAGGAGTGTTGCCGGTTTGTCTTGGAAAAGCAACGAAGCTTTGCAATTTATTGTCTGAAAAGGACAAAACTTATACAGCTACAATGTTGCTTGGAACAGAGACAGATACTCAGGATACAACAGGTCAGATTACTAATCAGACACCTGAAGAGGAAGTTATGAAGCTTTCCGAAGAAAAGGTTTTTGATGTGATTAAAAGCTATATAGGCGAATATGACCAGATTCCACCAATGTTTTCAGCAATAAAAATAAATGGTCAGAAATTATATAATCTTGCAAGAAAGGGAGAAGAAATAGAAAGACCTCCAAGACATTGCAAAATTATAGACATTACAATAACAAAAATTGATTTGCCAAGAGTAAGTTTTCACGTAACATGTTCTAAGGGTACATACGTAAGAACCCTTTGCTACGACATAGGAAAGGATTTAGGTGTTGGGGCATGTATGGAAAAACTTACACGTACACGAGTTGAAAGATTTGACATAAAGGACAGTATTTCTCTATCTCAGATAGAAGAAATTAGGGACCAGGGAATTTTGGAACAGTATATTACTCCTGTTGACGAGATTTTGGATATGTATTCAAAATGTATGGTTTCAGAGGAAGCTGAAAAGTTACTTTATAACGGTAATATTTTTACTTCGAGAAACACATTGTTAAAGATGAATCATCAGGATGGTCAGACAGTAAGAGTATATACTCACGATGGCAAATTCATTGGTTTATATATGTATATTGCAGAAAAACAGATATACAAACCAATTAAGATTTTCTTATAG
- the hisC gene encoding histidinol-phosphate transaminase, which translates to MEVKGIRHEAFNCEKYVSGKSMEDVMADYGLTSVVKLGSNENMYGPYDIALNAMGEEVKKLNIYPEKNYIKLKKVVGEKFGVDGDWVSLGHGAGNVLDEVAKTLLEDGDEVLVPQQSYRLYREISKIMGAKVIEVPLNDNYTMELKDFKEKLTDKTKIVWICNPNNPTGSVIDKDTFDDFVEALPEKCWLVIDEAYADFANPDDLPDVMKYIKAGKQVINIRTFSKYYGLAGGRIGYLVANPEFVNWYDTVSEPFNANRIGLAGAVALMSEEGQAECKKYGDKMIADREMLNEELTKLGCECFPSQANFVFFSTPYDAGEIAEMLLRVGVIVRPCGGWGYNKHLRVSIGTTEQNKIFLEEFKKVLETLSK; encoded by the coding sequence ATGGAAGTAAAAGGTATTAGACATGAGGCATTTAATTGTGAAAAGTATGTATCAGGTAAGAGCATGGAAGATGTAATGGCTGACTATGGTCTTACAAGTGTTGTAAAGTTAGGTTCAAATGAAAATATGTATGGACCATATGATATTGCACTTAATGCAATGGGAGAGGAAGTTAAAAAGCTTAATATATATCCAGAAAAGAATTATATAAAATTAAAAAAAGTTGTAGGAGAGAAATTTGGTGTTGACGGTGATTGGGTAAGCCTTGGACATGGTGCAGGAAATGTGCTTGATGAAGTTGCAAAGACATTATTAGAAGATGGAGATGAAGTATTAGTACCACAGCAGTCATACAGATTGTATCGTGAAATTTCAAAAATTATGGGTGCTAAAGTAATTGAAGTACCATTAAATGATAACTACACAATGGAATTAAAAGATTTTAAGGAAAAACTTACAGATAAAACAAAAATCGTATGGATTTGTAATCCAAACAACCCAACAGGTTCAGTAATTGACAAAGATACATTTGATGATTTCGTAGAGGCGCTTCCTGAAAAATGTTGGTTAGTAATTGATGAAGCATATGCTGATTTTGCCAATCCTGATGATTTACCTGATGTAATGAAATATATTAAAGCAGGTAAGCAGGTAATTAACATTAGAACATTTTCAAAATATTATGGTTTAGCAGGTGGACGTATTGGTTACCTTGTAGCAAATCCTGAATTTGTAAACTGGTATGACACAGTAAGCGAACCATTTAATGCTAACAGAATTGGTCTTGCCGGAGCAGTTGCATTAATGAGCGAAGAAGGACAGGCTGAATGTAAAAAATATGGCGATAAGATGATTGCTGACAGAGAAATGTTAAATGAAGAACTTACAAAATTAGGATGTGAATGTTTCCCATCACAGGCTAACTTCGTATTCTTCAGTACACCATATGATGCCGGTGAAATCGCAGAAATGTTATTAAGAGTTGGTGTTATTGTAAGACCTTGCGGTGGTTGGGGATACAACAAACATCTTAGAGTATCAATTGGTACAACAGAACAGAACAAGATTTTCCTTGAAGAATTTAAGAAAGTTCTTGAAACATTAAGCAAATAA